In Hahella sp. KA22, one genomic interval encodes:
- a CDS encoding sensor histidine kinase, which yields MTLEAVFKEQGDGGSFYSWLAGYVVLYLSLLAVVLYLLLASVKRPLRESISQVSAALRRINGLFNGPTGPVQSAEEPAELLKQASTVERHIAREKESRARHYDDLRDLLHGVAHEFRSPMARISFALDLADDETTKTAPDAENIRTLHQEISGALDELSGLVKEVLSYSRLEHGRGDLQCEPVAVMDVVEEILAKQRKMHPQVEFVTPAEPSTQEIQVWADRRLFSRALVNLIRNAARFADHSVRISWRLTDTHFEIQVDDDGPGVPPGKRQRVFEPFTRLDPSRSRDSGGAGLGLAIVKSISMLHGGTVSVTDSRQGGACFTLCWPKEPTQ from the coding sequence ATGACATTGGAGGCGGTCTTCAAGGAACAAGGCGACGGCGGTTCTTTCTATAGCTGGCTGGCGGGCTACGTTGTCCTTTATCTGAGTCTGTTAGCGGTGGTCCTGTACCTGCTCCTCGCCAGCGTGAAGCGGCCATTACGGGAATCCATCTCCCAGGTTAGCGCCGCATTGCGTCGCATCAATGGTCTCTTTAATGGCCCCACCGGCCCCGTGCAGTCCGCCGAAGAGCCAGCGGAATTGCTGAAGCAGGCGTCAACCGTGGAACGTCATATCGCCCGGGAAAAAGAAAGCCGCGCCCGCCACTATGACGATCTGCGCGACCTGCTGCATGGCGTCGCTCACGAGTTCCGCAGCCCGATGGCGCGCATCAGCTTCGCGCTGGACCTGGCGGATGACGAAACCACGAAAACCGCCCCGGATGCGGAAAACATCCGCACACTGCATCAGGAGATCAGCGGCGCGTTGGATGAACTGAGCGGTTTGGTGAAAGAAGTGCTCAGCTACTCCCGCCTGGAGCACGGCCGCGGCGACCTGCAGTGTGAGCCTGTCGCAGTGATGGATGTCGTGGAAGAGATTCTGGCCAAACAACGCAAAATGCATCCACAAGTGGAATTCGTTACGCCCGCGGAGCCGAGCACACAGGAAATTCAGGTGTGGGCGGATCGGCGCTTATTCTCCCGCGCATTGGTGAACCTGATCCGAAACGCCGCCCGTTTCGCCGACCACAGCGTCAGAATCAGCTGGCGCCTGACCGATACTCACTTCGAGATTCAAGTGGACGACGACGGCCCCGGCGTGCCGCCCGGCAAACGCCAACGCGTCTTCGAGCCATTCACACGTCTCGACCCCAGCCGCTCACGGGATTCCGGCGGCGCCGGACTGGGCCTGGCGATTGTAAAAAGTATTTCCATGTTGCATGGCGGAACCGTAAGCGTGACTGACAGCCGCCAAGGCGGCGCTTGCTTCACCCTATGCTGGCCCAAGGAGCCGACTCAATGA
- a CDS encoding carbohydrate ABC transporter permease, with translation MEKRIILDPGQWIAFMVVAVGAMIMLGPFYFMFVFATHSNTDILSVPPPVWFGGQFVANVQVLLEKLPYFWNNLGVSFYVAIITTALNLFFCSLAGYAFATYEFRYKNLLFMIVMSTLLIPPFLGMIPTTLIMTLFGWMNEPRALYLPMACSALGVFLMRQYISSAIPRELLEAARMDGCGEFATFRHIVLPLTGPAMGTLGLITFITSWNNFMTPLVVMRDMEMYTVPLALRALQGSGQVPWGAICAGSSIAVAPLLVIFILASRRLIEGMTAGALKG, from the coding sequence ATGGAAAAACGCATCATCCTGGACCCCGGTCAGTGGATCGCATTCATGGTCGTCGCGGTTGGCGCAATGATCATGCTGGGACCCTTTTACTTCATGTTCGTTTTCGCCACCCACAGCAACACGGATATTCTTTCCGTACCCCCGCCGGTGTGGTTTGGCGGCCAGTTTGTGGCGAATGTGCAGGTGCTGTTGGAGAAACTGCCCTACTTCTGGAATAACCTGGGAGTGAGCTTTTATGTGGCGATCATCACCACGGCGTTGAATTTGTTCTTCTGCTCCCTGGCGGGCTACGCCTTCGCCACCTATGAATTCCGCTACAAGAACCTGTTGTTCATGATCGTCATGAGCACGCTCCTCATCCCGCCGTTTCTCGGCATGATACCCACCACCCTGATCATGACGCTGTTCGGGTGGATGAACGAGCCGCGGGCGCTGTATCTGCCTATGGCTTGCAGCGCCCTGGGCGTATTTTTGATGCGTCAGTACATCAGCTCGGCGATTCCCCGGGAGTTGCTGGAAGCAGCGCGCATGGACGGCTGCGGTGAATTCGCCACCTTCCGTCATATCGTGCTGCCGCTGACGGGGCCCGCTATGGGCACCCTCGGGTTGATCACTTTTATCACATCCTGGAACAACTTCATGACCCCTCTGGTGGTCATGCGGGACATGGAAATGTACACGGTTCCGTTGGCGCTGCGCGCGCTGCAGGGCTCCGGGCAAGTGCCATGGGGCGCCATCTGCGCAGGCTCCTCCATCGCCGTGGCGCCGCTTCTCGTCATATTCATTCTGGCGTCGCGGAGGCTGATCGAAGGTATGACAGCCGGCGCGCTGAAGGGATAG
- a CDS encoding response regulator transcription factor, which yields MKVTERLLLVDDDKSLTRLVRQFLEQNGFSVHVIHDGESAVAWLERNQPQLIILDVMLPGMDGLSVCREVRTHYKGPIIMLTSLDDDIDEVAGLEVGADDYLAKPVKSRVLLAHIRAQLRRVETYSVQDSDAAAMQESAAVHIGDLVINPNARTVVRAGNAIDFTTAEFNLLYYLARQAGSVISRDLVYREIFNLEYDGLDRSIDLRVSRIRKRLGDDPKHPRMIKTVRGEGYLFVDDADTRES from the coding sequence ATGAAAGTAACTGAGCGGCTGCTACTGGTGGATGACGACAAAAGCCTGACCCGGCTGGTTCGCCAGTTTCTGGAGCAGAACGGCTTTTCCGTGCATGTGATTCACGACGGAGAGTCCGCCGTAGCCTGGCTGGAGCGCAATCAGCCGCAACTCATCATATTGGATGTCATGCTGCCGGGCATGGATGGTTTATCCGTGTGTCGGGAAGTCAGAACACACTATAAAGGCCCCATCATCATGCTGACATCCCTGGATGACGACATCGACGAAGTCGCCGGCCTGGAAGTCGGCGCCGATGACTATCTGGCCAAACCGGTCAAATCCAGGGTGCTGCTGGCGCATATCCGCGCCCAGTTACGCCGCGTCGAAACCTACTCCGTACAGGACTCGGACGCTGCTGCAATGCAGGAAAGCGCGGCCGTTCATATCGGGGATCTGGTCATCAATCCCAACGCCAGAACGGTAGTCAGAGCCGGCAACGCCATCGACTTCACCACGGCGGAGTTCAACCTGCTTTATTACCTCGCCCGCCAGGCGGGCTCAGTTATCTCACGCGACCTGGTGTATCGGGAAATATTCAACCTGGAGTATGACGGACTTGATCGCTCCATCGACTTGCGCGTCTCGCGGATTCGTAAACGCCTTGGCGACGATCCCAAACACCCGCGCATGATCAAAACCGTTCGCGGAGAAGGCTATCTGTTTGTCGACGACGCCGATACAAGGGAGAGTTGA
- a CDS encoding serine/threonine dehydratase, whose translation MTTLEHDRTLGIADIAQAKRRIHGYTLETPLVSSSLLNQWLGHEVYFKAECLQKVGAFKARGGCNTVRWLLENGRRPERIIANSSGNHAQAVAWASSLFGIPSTIFMPENVSRVKARATESYGAEVALCATRAEVDERVLEAAKDPGVYWIPPYNHEQVICGQGTAAYEALHELGEVDAVFAPCGGGGLVSGTLIATRALAPKAEMIAAEPLQANDAAISLRENRIHRLSATPDTLADGARTLAVGDITFEYIRQLDALYEVEEQRIAFWTQWLTHLLKLHIEPTSAMTMDAVRQWLKGRSGKKRLLVILTGGNVDQGMMSALWRDNYLNEFEL comes from the coding sequence GTGACGACGTTAGAGCATGATCGGACTTTGGGCATCGCAGACATTGCGCAAGCCAAACGCAGAATACACGGGTATACCCTGGAAACGCCGTTAGTCAGCTCGTCTTTGCTGAACCAGTGGCTGGGACATGAGGTTTATTTCAAAGCTGAATGCCTGCAGAAAGTAGGCGCGTTCAAGGCCCGCGGCGGGTGCAACACAGTGCGCTGGCTGCTGGAGAACGGTCGCAGACCAGAGCGCATCATCGCCAACAGCTCCGGCAATCATGCGCAGGCGGTGGCCTGGGCGTCGAGTCTGTTTGGCATCCCTTCGACGATTTTCATGCCGGAGAATGTCTCCCGGGTTAAAGCCCGCGCCACGGAGTCCTATGGCGCCGAAGTCGCCTTGTGCGCGACCCGCGCCGAAGTGGACGAGCGAGTGCTGGAAGCGGCCAAAGACCCCGGCGTGTATTGGATTCCCCCCTACAATCACGAGCAGGTCATCTGCGGTCAGGGCACTGCGGCTTATGAGGCGCTGCATGAACTGGGGGAAGTGGATGCGGTGTTTGCGCCCTGCGGCGGCGGCGGGTTGGTTTCCGGCACATTGATTGCGACGCGGGCGCTTGCGCCGAAAGCGGAGATGATTGCGGCGGAGCCCTTACAGGCCAATGATGCGGCGATTTCTCTGCGGGAAAACAGGATTCATCGCCTGAGCGCCACTCCGGACACCTTGGCTGACGGCGCCAGAACTCTGGCGGTGGGCGACATCACTTTTGAATATATTCGACAACTGGACGCCCTGTATGAAGTAGAAGAGCAGCGCATTGCGTTTTGGACGCAATGGTTGACGCATTTGCTCAAGCTGCATATCGAGCCCACCAGCGCCATGACCATGGACGCCGTGCGCCAGTGGCTGAAAGGCCGCAGCGGCAAAAAACGCCTGTTGGTGATCCTGACCGGCGGCAACGTCGATCAGGGAATGATGTCGGCGCTGTGGCGGGACAATTATCTCAATGAGTTCGAGCTTTAA
- a CDS encoding LacI family DNA-binding transcriptional regulator: protein MEQTIRKNTVKKKRLGAQPAASTVTEVAKRAGVSVSTVSRILNGTARVSDDKRRSVERAIEDLNFKPNVLAQSLKSGQSMTIGVITQAVESPFFNELLKGIEEGLQGSGYASLMASGHWNSQSEIERIRLLIARRVDGIILLTGNLNNEQILDLASQTPIVAVGHTAHSDNAASIFIDSRMGGYLATKHLISLGHRRIAHIQGPQEQHDASNRLHGYKMALEEAGIAFDEDLLAQGDFIEPGGLMAMNRLLDKGVSFSAVFCANDQTAYGARLALYRRGIRVPEDMSLIGFDDLPMSSYTTPPLTTIRQPVYEVGQTAAKRLLRLIRGEGAESVNLNVELVIRESTRRLG, encoded by the coding sequence TTGGAACAGACAATCAGAAAAAACACAGTGAAGAAGAAGCGACTCGGCGCACAGCCGGCGGCCTCCACCGTCACCGAAGTGGCGAAGCGGGCGGGGGTTTCCGTCAGCACCGTTTCCCGTATTCTCAACGGCACCGCCCGGGTTTCCGACGACAAACGCAGATCTGTGGAGCGGGCGATTGAGGACCTGAACTTCAAGCCCAATGTGCTGGCGCAAAGCCTTAAAAGCGGCCAGTCGATGACCATTGGCGTTATCACTCAGGCGGTAGAAAGCCCCTTCTTTAATGAGCTGCTCAAAGGCATTGAGGAAGGTCTGCAAGGATCAGGCTACGCCTCACTGATGGCCAGCGGCCACTGGAACAGCCAGAGCGAAATTGAACGCATCCGTCTGCTGATCGCGCGACGGGTGGACGGCATTATTCTGCTGACCGGCAATCTCAACAACGAACAGATTCTGGATCTGGCCTCACAGACTCCCATTGTCGCCGTCGGGCATACCGCCCACTCGGATAACGCCGCGTCTATCTTTATAGACAGCCGCATGGGCGGTTATCTGGCGACCAAGCATTTGATTTCTCTAGGCCATCGTAGAATCGCTCATATTCAGGGCCCGCAGGAACAGCACGACGCCAGCAACCGCCTGCATGGCTACAAAATGGCGTTGGAAGAAGCGGGCATCGCCTTTGACGAAGACCTGCTGGCGCAAGGCGACTTTATCGAGCCCGGCGGCCTGATGGCGATGAATCGACTGCTCGACAAAGGCGTTTCTTTCAGCGCCGTCTTCTGCGCCAATGATCAGACCGCCTATGGAGCCCGTCTGGCGTTGTATCGCCGCGGCATCCGCGTGCCTGAGGACATGTCCCTGATCGGTTTCGACGATCTGCCCATGTCGTCCTACACCACCCCTCCCCTCACCACGATCCGGCAACCGGTTTATGAAGTCGGGCAAACCGCGGCGAAGCGGCTGCTGCGCCTGATTCGCGGCGAAGGCGCGGAGTCCGTCAATTTGAATGTGGAGCTGGTGATCAGAGAGTCCACGCGTCGCCTGGGCTAA
- a CDS encoding ABC transporter substrate-binding protein — protein sequence MKIMHAFLLSAAMSGSVAAQTVTLEVASFPDLDRGIKAAIPLYQEAHPDVEIKLVSLAFGDHHNAMTTSLATGSNLPDVMAVEVGFIGKFAASGGIEDLSKPPYNAMQYQDQFARFTLPQATGGEGNLAAIPVDIGPGALFYRQDLLQKAGVDESAFSKNWDAFIDAGKKVKEKTGAYMVAHAGDLKDIIIRSDLEDGEGIFFDKDNHSLVTSPRFEKAFKVAKEARDAGIDAKVKAWTSEWTEGLRRGQIATQMMGSWVAGHLANWIAPESAGLWRSKQLPDNVYASWGGSFYAIPAKAQHKHEAWEFIRFLALNKSMQLEAFHKLDAFPALVTAQNDQFLQQPIEFLGGQKARVQWKEAADRIPAITVNKYDTIADEIVNAELDKVLLHDKDIKEALADAHKLIKRRVRY from the coding sequence ATGAAGATCATGCATGCTTTTCTGTTGAGCGCGGCCATGTCGGGAAGCGTCGCCGCGCAAACCGTGACTCTGGAAGTGGCTTCATTTCCCGATCTGGACAGAGGCATTAAAGCCGCCATACCCCTATACCAGGAAGCGCATCCTGACGTGGAGATCAAGTTGGTCAGCCTGGCTTTCGGCGATCACCACAATGCGATGACCACCTCTCTCGCCACCGGCTCCAACCTGCCTGACGTCATGGCGGTGGAAGTCGGATTTATCGGCAAATTCGCCGCCTCCGGCGGCATTGAAGATTTATCCAAGCCTCCCTACAACGCCATGCAATATCAGGATCAATTCGCCAGGTTCACCCTTCCGCAGGCGACTGGCGGAGAAGGCAATCTGGCGGCGATTCCGGTGGATATCGGTCCGGGCGCTTTGTTTTACCGCCAGGACCTGTTACAAAAGGCGGGAGTGGATGAAAGCGCTTTCTCAAAAAATTGGGACGCCTTTATCGACGCCGGCAAAAAAGTGAAGGAAAAGACCGGCGCGTACATGGTGGCGCACGCCGGCGACCTGAAGGACATCATCATCCGTTCGGACCTGGAGGACGGCGAAGGCATCTTTTTTGACAAGGACAACCACTCACTGGTGACCAGTCCGCGTTTCGAAAAAGCGTTCAAAGTGGCGAAAGAGGCGCGTGACGCCGGTATCGACGCCAAGGTTAAAGCCTGGACCAGCGAGTGGACCGAAGGGCTGCGACGGGGCCAGATCGCCACGCAGATGATGGGGTCCTGGGTGGCGGGGCATCTCGCCAACTGGATTGCGCCGGAATCCGCCGGACTGTGGCGCAGCAAGCAACTGCCCGACAATGTATACGCCAGCTGGGGCGGCTCTTTTTACGCTATCCCCGCCAAGGCGCAGCATAAACATGAGGCGTGGGAATTTATCCGTTTCCTGGCTTTGAACAAAAGCATGCAGTTGGAGGCGTTCCATAAACTGGACGCGTTTCCCGCCCTGGTCACGGCGCAGAATGATCAGTTTTTGCAACAGCCCATCGAATTTCTGGGGGGACAAAAGGCCCGCGTTCAGTGGAAAGAAGCGGCGGATCGCATTCCCGCCATTACGGTGAACAAGTACGACACGATCGCCGATGAGATCGTCAATGCCGAGCTGGATAAGGTGCTGCTGCACGATAAAGATATCAAGGAAGCGCTGGCGGATGCGCACAAGCTCATCAAGCGTCGGGTCCGCTACTAA
- a CDS encoding carbohydrate ABC transporter permease has protein sequence MSAVMERRETPAATPVKARRSWLTRKTAPYVFISPFFILFAVFGLFPLLFTIYLSFHYWDPSTGLGGMKWVGFENFTFVLTDDWFHKSLYNTFWIALVSGVPQHLAAIPLAFFLHTRLSRWRNAVVGLYFLPFITSTVAISLVFTSLFSRDYGLINVLLTQMGQWEVAGLRPLSWVFPTENIDWNDPGYTKWVISFVVWWRYVGWNTVLYLSALQTIPKDLYEAASIDGASRRQQFWHITVPLLRPMMFLAITLSIIGNLQLFEEPFILTGGLGPGGTSIGGPDQAGKTAAMHMYATAYIESDFGTASAVAWLLFLIIAMMTWANNKAFKEKS, from the coding sequence ATGTCGGCGGTTATGGAGCGGCGGGAGACGCCAGCGGCGACGCCAGTCAAAGCCAGACGCAGTTGGTTGACCCGTAAAACGGCGCCTTATGTGTTCATCAGTCCGTTTTTCATTCTGTTCGCAGTGTTCGGATTGTTTCCGTTGCTGTTTACGATCTATCTGTCTTTTCATTACTGGGACCCGTCCACCGGTTTGGGCGGCATGAAATGGGTCGGCTTCGAGAACTTCACGTTCGTGCTCACGGACGACTGGTTTCACAAGTCGCTCTACAACACCTTCTGGATCGCGCTGGTGAGTGGAGTTCCCCAACACCTCGCGGCGATACCGCTGGCGTTTTTCCTGCACACCCGTTTATCGCGCTGGCGCAATGCGGTGGTGGGGCTGTATTTCCTGCCGTTTATCACTTCCACCGTGGCGATTTCCCTGGTGTTTACGTCGCTATTCTCTCGCGACTATGGGCTGATCAATGTGCTGCTGACGCAAATGGGGCAGTGGGAAGTCGCCGGCCTCAGGCCTCTGAGCTGGGTGTTTCCTACGGAGAACATCGACTGGAACGACCCCGGTTACACCAAGTGGGTGATCTCATTTGTGGTCTGGTGGCGTTACGTGGGCTGGAACACGGTGTTGTACTTGTCCGCGCTGCAGACCATTCCCAAGGATCTGTATGAGGCCGCGAGCATCGACGGCGCCAGCCGCCGCCAGCAGTTCTGGCATATCACCGTGCCGTTGCTGCGGCCCATGATGTTTCTGGCGATCACCCTCAGCATCATCGGCAACCTGCAGTTGTTTGAGGAGCCCTTTATTCTCACCGGCGGCCTGGGGCCGGGCGGCACCAGTATCGGCGGACCGGATCAGGCGGGCAAAACGGCGGCGATGCACATGTACGCCACCGCTTATATCGAGAGTGATTTCGGCACGGCGTCCGCGGTCGCATGGTTGTTGTTCCTGATCATCGCGATGATGACCTGGGCCAACAACAAAGCCTTCAAAGAAAAATCCTAG
- a CDS encoding serine protease: protein MSPHKVLSLSAMLGMIALSHVALAKEPITARIIGGDQSAGGYPWMLSIQNATLGDHFCGASLIAERWALSAAHCIGDEPADSVFVVAGDFDLKSQDKGQQRVGVKRFVHALGEPYGDLMLLELKEAVKHPVIPLADEATMASLAPNASFTVMGWGNMSADGADYPDKLRQTEVPLYDQAECATAYSAISGTIDDTMMCAGYPKGGKDTCDGDSGGPMLWDNHGALTQVGVVSFGEGCAKAGFPGVYARVATFNTWIKEQMAQADGLAISQTDFRQISAGYKLQKTLTLTNNSQKDLVLQGLTLTGDSGYQIDASACDNAMLKPGAVCHLVLTLQFAETGRKTTKLTINSTDSAHPNWTYVFSAQSINNANFKLGQNATFIWGQSQEGDWTQREEDGKRTLTTELSEKKSQSLLLTHFSGKGVFSFEWKIENSAAEDLNLYIDGQRIFDAKAEGEYKRFQHTLNDGQHTVSWSFQDVSEQTTSENKRAHIRSVALDASEGNGKKGGGGAIGFLLPLLALLWLARRYTSDNCQPNYRRSPQ from the coding sequence ATGAGTCCTCACAAAGTTCTGTCCTTGAGCGCAATGCTTGGCATGATCGCCCTGTCTCATGTCGCGCTTGCGAAGGAACCTATTACGGCCAGAATCATCGGCGGCGATCAATCAGCCGGCGGCTATCCCTGGATGCTGTCTATTCAGAACGCGACCCTGGGCGACCATTTTTGCGGCGCCAGCCTGATCGCGGAGCGTTGGGCGTTGTCCGCCGCGCACTGTATTGGCGACGAGCCGGCAGACTCGGTGTTCGTCGTCGCCGGCGATTTTGATCTCAAATCGCAGGACAAAGGTCAACAGCGCGTCGGTGTAAAACGCTTCGTGCATGCGCTGGGCGAGCCCTATGGCGACCTGATGCTGCTGGAGCTGAAAGAAGCGGTCAAACATCCGGTTATTCCCCTGGCGGATGAAGCCACTATGGCGTCGCTGGCGCCCAACGCCTCTTTTACCGTAATGGGCTGGGGCAATATGTCTGCTGACGGCGCCGACTATCCTGACAAGCTGCGCCAGACAGAGGTTCCCCTATACGATCAGGCCGAGTGCGCAACCGCCTATAGCGCAATAAGTGGAACGATCGACGACACTATGATGTGCGCCGGTTACCCAAAGGGGGGAAAAGATACTTGCGACGGCGACAGTGGCGGACCCATGCTATGGGACAACCATGGCGCGTTGACGCAGGTTGGCGTAGTCAGTTTTGGCGAAGGCTGCGCCAAAGCTGGTTTTCCCGGTGTTTACGCCCGCGTCGCCACCTTTAATACGTGGATCAAAGAGCAAATGGCGCAGGCGGACGGTCTTGCGATCAGCCAGACGGACTTCAGACAGATTAGCGCCGGCTACAAGCTTCAGAAGACTTTGACGCTCACCAACAACAGCCAAAAAGACTTGGTATTACAGGGGCTCACCTTAACCGGAGACAGTGGCTATCAAATTGACGCCTCCGCCTGTGACAATGCGATGCTGAAACCCGGCGCCGTCTGTCATCTGGTCCTGACGCTTCAGTTCGCGGAAACCGGGCGTAAAACCACAAAGCTAACGATCAATAGCACGGACAGCGCACATCCGAACTGGACTTATGTCTTCTCGGCGCAGTCCATCAACAACGCCAACTTCAAGCTGGGACAAAACGCCACCTTCATTTGGGGACAGAGCCAGGAAGGCGACTGGACTCAGCGTGAAGAAGACGGCAAGCGGACACTGACTACAGAATTGAGTGAAAAGAAAAGCCAGTCACTGCTGCTAACCCACTTCAGCGGAAAAGGCGTATTCAGCTTCGAGTGGAAAATCGAAAATAGCGCCGCAGAAGACCTCAATTTATACATCGACGGCCAGCGCATATTTGACGCCAAAGCGGAAGGTGAATATAAGCGATTCCAACACACCTTGAACGATGGCCAGCATACCGTTTCCTGGTCGTTCCAGGACGTCAGCGAACAGACCACGAGCGAAAACAAACGCGCCCACATTCGGTCCGTCGCTCTCGACGCCTCCGAAGGCAACGGCAAAAAAGGCGGTGGCGGCGCTATCGGATTCCTGCTGCCGCTTCTCGCTCTGCTATGGCTGGCGCGCCGATATACGAGCGACAATTGTCAACCCAATTACAGGAGGTCGCCGCAATGA
- a CDS encoding GH1 family beta-glucosidase, translated as MNQKFAKDFTWGVATSAYQIEGAANEGGRGPSIWDTFSHTPGKTVNGETGDVACDHYHRYQEDVDLIAGLGVDAYRFSIAWPRVQPDGKGAWNEAGFDFYSRLIDALLVKGLQPYVTLYHWDLPQALEDVGGWRNRDTCYRFADYAAEFMRRYGDSVKTISTHNEPWCTATLGHATGQFAPGYQDEAMAYQVSHHLLLSHGLALQSMRAVNRETPVGIVLNHTPTYPANPDSEADRQLARLDDGTNIRWYMDPIFRGAYPQDVLAYLGDKAPKVTVGDMDIIRQPLDFLGVNYYTRGYFSQANPQTPAPAAMGLTDMGWEVYPQGLAQHLVRITRDYLPPPIYITENGAAFPDRMENGEVQDPARIHYLETHLQALRQAMEMGADIRGYFYWSLADNYEWNWGYSKRFGLTYVDYATQQRTLKASGHWYRDFIARQRA; from the coding sequence ATGAATCAGAAATTTGCAAAGGATTTTACCTGGGGCGTGGCGACCAGCGCGTACCAGATTGAAGGCGCCGCCAATGAAGGCGGCAGGGGGCCCTCAATCTGGGACACCTTCTCTCATACGCCGGGCAAGACAGTGAATGGCGAGACCGGCGACGTCGCCTGCGATCACTATCATCGTTACCAGGAAGATGTGGATCTTATTGCTGGATTAGGTGTGGACGCCTACCGTTTTTCTATCGCCTGGCCGCGGGTGCAGCCGGATGGCAAAGGCGCCTGGAATGAAGCCGGGTTCGACTTTTACAGTCGCCTGATCGACGCGCTGCTGGTCAAAGGGTTGCAGCCCTATGTCACTCTGTATCACTGGGATCTGCCTCAGGCGCTGGAAGACGTGGGCGGCTGGCGCAATCGCGACACCTGTTATCGATTCGCCGACTATGCGGCGGAGTTCATGCGACGTTACGGCGATAGTGTGAAAACGATTTCCACCCATAACGAGCCCTGGTGCACCGCCACCCTGGGACACGCCACCGGCCAGTTCGCACCAGGTTATCAGGACGAGGCGATGGCCTATCAGGTGTCTCATCATCTGTTGTTGTCGCACGGGTTGGCCCTGCAGAGCATGCGTGCGGTGAACCGCGAGACGCCGGTGGGCATCGTGCTTAACCATACCCCTACGTATCCGGCTAACCCGGATTCGGAAGCAGACCGCCAGCTGGCGCGTCTGGACGACGGAACCAACATTCGCTGGTACATGGACCCGATTTTCCGCGGCGCCTATCCCCAGGATGTGCTGGCCTATCTGGGCGACAAAGCGCCCAAAGTCACGGTCGGCGATATGGACATTATCAGGCAGCCGCTGGATTTCCTGGGAGTGAATTACTACACCCGCGGCTACTTCAGCCAGGCTAATCCGCAAACCCCGGCGCCGGCGGCAATGGGGCTGACTGACATGGGCTGGGAAGTCTATCCGCAAGGGCTGGCGCAGCACTTGGTGAGAATCACCCGCGACTACCTGCCGCCGCCGATTTACATCACCGAGAACGGCGCGGCCTTCCCCGATCGCATGGAGAATGGCGAAGTGCAGGACCCGGCGCGGATTCATTATCTGGAGACACACCTGCAGGCGCTGCGTCAGGCCATGGAGATGGGCGCGGACATTCGCGGCTATTTCTATTGGAGTCTGGCGGACAACTACGAATGGAACTGGGGTTACAGCAAGCGCTTCGGGCTGACTTACGTGGATTACGCCACCCAGCAGCGCACGCTGAAAGCCAGCGGCCACTGGTATCGGGATTTTATTGCCCGTCAGCGCGCATAG